In Apium graveolens cultivar Ventura chromosome 10, ASM990537v1, whole genome shotgun sequence, the following are encoded in one genomic region:
- the LOC141693451 gene encoding protein NUCLEAR FUSION DEFECTIVE 2 has translation MNSHKSLVIVLVLFIICSSLRAKESPALESSAFSIALHTLQNQINYTFERVDLLRRAMTHCSFSEENNKAFSILGEKVIEASVSLSSLVNDIDITPKDLNKRISELSKVEASCSFDGFQLGLHKVVRVSRKTNSSTPAVVCASFRAIFGAIAIDKRNSDDAGSVFWYVHAGGKGRAMAI, from the exons ATGAATTCCCATAAATCTCTTGTCATAGTTTTGGTGCTCTTCATAATCTGTTCTTCTCTCCGG GCAAAAGAATCCCCAGCTCTCGAATCATCCGCATTCTCGATTGCACTCCACACCcttcaaaatcaaatcaa TTACACATTTGAGAGGGTTGATCTGCTTCGTCGGGCAATGACTCACTGTTCCTTCTCAGAAGAGAACAACAAGGCTTTTAGCATTCTAGGCGAGAAAGTCATCGAAGCATCTGTTTCCCTATCCTCACTTGTTAATGACATTGACATAACGCCCAAGGACTTGAACAAGAGGATTTCGGAGTTATCCAAAGTGGAGGCATCCTGTTCTTTTGACGGATTTCAATTGGGATTACACAAGGTTGTTAGGGTTTCCAGGAAGACTAATTCGTCTACTCCTGCTGTGGTGTGTGCTTCATTTAGGGCCATTTTTGGTGCTATTGCTATTGATAAACGGAATTCTGATGATGCTGGGAGTGTCTTTTGGTATGTTCACGCTGGTGGCAAGGGAAGAGCTATGGCAATTTAA